The window CATCATAACCTTTTTACCCATGTTTTTAAGCTCTCTAACAGCCTCGTAGGCTTCAGGTCTTGGTTTGTCGGACAGAGCAATTGCTCCTATTAGCCTTCCATCTAATGCAACCAATACGGAAGATTTTCCTTGTGCCTCAAACTCATCAACCCTTTTTAAAACCTCCATATCTTTTACTATCCCTAATTCCTCCATAAGCAAGAGCGTTCCAACTGCCACAGCTTTACCTTCGACTTCACCTAAGACCCCCTTGCCAGATACAGCCTTAAAGCCCTTTACCTCTGGTATGGAAATGCCTTCTCTTTGTGCAAACTCTCTTATAGCCTTGCCTATAACATGCTCCGAATACTTTTCAACAGCAGATGTTAGCCTTATAAGTTCCTTCTCTGACATATTTACACAAAACAGCTCGGAGACGCCAAAAACACCTTCTGTCAGCGTGCCGGTTTTATCAAAGACTACCACATCAACCTTCCTGAGTAGCTCAAGGGCAATCCTTTTTCTTATCAATATGCCATTTTTTGCTAAGTAAGAAGTGGACATGGCAACCACAAGGGGTATGGCAAGCCCAAGGGCATGCGGGCAGGCTATTACCATAACGGAAACAGCTCTTTCAACGGCAAAGGATAAGTCTTTTGCTAAATAGACCCAAAGAGAGAAGGATATAAAGCCTACAAATACAGCTATCAGGGTGAGATAGAAGGCAACTTTGTCTGCCATATCTTGAAGTCTTGTTTTTGATTCTTGTGTTTCCTTCACAAGCTTTATGACTTGACCTACATAAGCTTCTTCTCCAGTCTTTTCAACCTTAACCTTGAGAGAACCTTCCATGTTTAAGGAACCGCCTATTACCTTATCCCCTAAACTTTTATAAACAGGCTTTGATTCTCCTGTGAGCATAGCTTCGTTTAGATAACTTGAGCCTTCCACTACAACGCCATCAACGGGTACTTTTTCACCGGGTTTTACAAGGACTATATCCCCGGGTGTAAGCTCGGAAACAGGAACTTCAATTATTTTATCCCCTTTCACAAGGTTTGCCTTTGTAGGCATAAGCCTCATAAGCTCCTCAAGAGCCTTTGAAGCCCCGAGTGTTGACCGCATCTCTATCCAATGTCCCCATAGCATCACTACAATAAGCGTAGAAAGCTCCCAGAAGAAGTCCATCTTCATCTGCAAGGTTGCATATAGGCTGTAAAGGAAAGCAACGCTTATTGCAAGAGCTACAAGACTGAACATTCCCGGCTTTTTCTTTTTAAGTTCCTCCAAAGAACCCTTTATAAAGAAGCTCCCTCCATAGACAAAGATAAAGGAAGAAAGTAAGAGAACAATTACCTTACTTCCGTAAAACTCAGGAATTTTGAAGCCTATAAGTCTTTGGAAACTTTCAGAAAAGGCAAGTATAGGTAAGGTCAGTATGCTTGAAACGATGGCTTTTTTCTTAATCTCCTCTATGTGGTCTTTGTGCCTAACAGGAACTTTATGATGGTGTGTATGCATAGTTTAACCTTTTAGCAAGTATTTAAGAAAGGCTCCTATGCCAAGAAGTAGAAAAAGCACCACAAGCAGGTATAAAAGACCCATACCCCATCCCATTCCATGCATATCCCACATCATATCTATCGCCTCCTTTTAATGCACATGCCCCATATCAAGGTGCTTTAAAAAGTCCTTAGTGATATCTTTAAGCTGATAAACCTTTCCCTTACCGGCAAACTTTTGGGCGGATAGCCTGCTTCTAAAAGGAGCAAGGTCCGGACCCATAGGACCCTCCTTTATAGGCACATAAAAAGCTTTTGTGCCATCTATCCACTTACCGCTTTCATAGTCCTTTACCCAAAGCTCTGCCACTCTGTTTTTATTTTCAAGGTAAAACTGCAAAATATGCTTTGGAGACTCCGCATACTTGTAAGAACCATCCTTGAGCTTTACCTGAGAGGTGAGCTTTGGGTCAAAATTTACATCCATACCGCAGACCACGCACCGCTCACCCCTGGGTGGTTCTTTAGGCTGAGCCAGTGCAAAAATAAAGCTAAATAGGAAAATTAATATGAGCCTCATTTTGCTACCTCCACTGGTACACCTACTGAATATTCATAAACCAGCTTACCACCTAAGCTTCCTTGATACACTACACCTGCACACAAGAGAAGATAAATACCTATGAAAACATACCGGAACACATTGCTATATCTTACGTGATA is drawn from Hydrogenobacter sp. and contains these coding sequences:
- a CDS encoding heavy metal translocating P-type ATPase, with the translated sequence MHTHHHKVPVRHKDHIEEIKKKAIVSSILTLPILAFSESFQRLIGFKIPEFYGSKVIVLLLSSFIFVYGGSFFIKGSLEELKKKKPGMFSLVALAISVAFLYSLYATLQMKMDFFWELSTLIVVMLWGHWIEMRSTLGASKALEELMRLMPTKANLVKGDKIIEVPVSELTPGDIVLVKPGEKVPVDGVVVEGSSYLNEAMLTGESKPVYKSLGDKVIGGSLNMEGSLKVKVEKTGEEAYVGQVIKLVKETQESKTRLQDMADKVAFYLTLIAVFVGFISFSLWVYLAKDLSFAVERAVSVMVIACPHALGLAIPLVVAMSTSYLAKNGILIRKRIALELLRKVDVVVFDKTGTLTEGVFGVSELFCVNMSEKELIRLTSAVEKYSEHVIGKAIREFAQREGISIPEVKGFKAVSGKGVLGEVEGKAVAVGTLLLMEELGIVKDMEVLKRVDEFEAQGKSSVLVALDGRLIGAIALSDKPRPEAYEAVRELKNMGKKVMMITGDSEVVARHLAKELGIEEYIARVLPHQKAQKIKELQSKGMRVAMVGDGINDAPALVQADVGIAIGSGTDVAIESADIVLVKSDLRDVVKVIKTSSITVSKMVQNLFWAVGYNVLAIPLAAGIAFPWGIILKPAIGALFMSASTLIVAINAMLMKRFLE
- a CDS encoding nitrous oxide reductase accessory protein NosL, with product MRLILIFLFSFIFALAQPKEPPRGERCVVCGMDVNFDPKLTSQVKLKDGSYKYAESPKHILQFYLENKNRVAELWVKDYESGKWIDGTKAFYVPIKEGPMGPDLAPFRSRLSAQKFAGKGKVYQLKDITKDFLKHLDMGHVH